Proteins from one Ranitomeya variabilis isolate aRanVar5 chromosome 1, aRanVar5.hap1, whole genome shotgun sequence genomic window:
- the LOC143794011 gene encoding uncharacterized protein LOC143794011, which produces MTPSDVRAIIREEMQGLAHTSSTSTRQPSRSRSPVSSESEVVQKSSDEEESQQSSSEYEGGLCLPNSSVDSLIKAVRSTMGCPDEKGKKSAQDIMFAGLGQRKRRSFPTIPTIKELVKKEWEKQHTRGFLPSSAKRRYPFSDEELSSWQKIPKVDAAVASTSKQSVLPVEDSGTLTDPLDRKAEALLKRSWEANTGAFRPAIASTCTARSLLVWTEQLEEQIRGGASRNTILSKIPLMKDAVAFLADASVDSLRLTARSAGLVNTARRALWLKNWKGDAQAKAKLCAIPCQGELSGDAPSPGINLLSKGSAGRQRIQNKKVLCFPDPITKNATSTVNYEVGGRLKYFSSKWKLITSSPWILDIIGNGFKVRI; this is translated from the exons atgaccccgtctgacgttagagccataattcgtgaagagatgcaaggtctggcccatacaagtagcaccagtacccgccagcccagcaggtcccgatctccagtaagctcggagtcagaggtagtgcaaaaatcctctgatgaagaggagtcccagcaAAGTTCATCagaatatgaaggagggctttgtctaccaaatagtagcgtagacagtttaattaaagccgtcaggagcacgatggggtgcccagatgagaagggaaagaagtcagcgcaggacatcatgttcgcgggattaggacaaagaaaacgaaggtccttccccaccatacccacaattaaggagctggttaagaaagagtgggaaaaacaacatacaagaggattcttgccatcctctgctaaaagacgctaccccttcagtgacgaagaacttagttcctggcaaaaaattccaaaagttgatgcggcagtggcttcaacttctaaacagtcggtcttgcctgtggaggactcagggactctaacggatccgttagaccgaaaggcagaagccttacttaagaggtcatgggaggcaaatacgggggcattcaggccagccattgctagcacctgcactgcaaggtcactgctagtatggacagagcagctggaggaacaaattagaggggGAGCTTCGAGGAAtacaattctgtcgaaaatccctctaatgaaagacgCAGTAGCATTTCTAGCAGATGCGTCGGTAGATTCActacgcctaacagccaggtcagccggcctagtaaacacagcacggcgagcactctggttgaagaattggaaaggggacgcacaggccaaagcaaaactttgcgcgatcccctgccagg gagagctttcaggagacgccccttcaccaggaataaacctactgagcaaagggagcgctgggaggcaaaggatccaaaacaaaaaggtgctctgttttccggatcctataaccaaaaacgcaacaagtaccgttaattatgaagtgggcggtagattgaagTATTTCTCTTCTAAATGGAAATTAATAACATCTAgtccttggattctggacattattgggaATGGATTCAAAGTTagaatttga